In a single window of the Pseudorca crassidens isolate mPseCra1 chromosome 9, mPseCra1.hap1, whole genome shotgun sequence genome:
- the LRRC32 gene encoding transforming growth factor beta activator LRRC32 yields the protein MSHRILLLLAVLTLGLATSQHRDKVPCKKVDKEVLCRGLGLLQVPSVLPRDIEVLDLSGNQLRSILASPLGFYTALLHLDLSANEISFLQPGVFQALPHLEHLNLAHNRLAVGTALSTGGLGPLPHLTSLDLSGNSLYSGLAERLLAEAPALRSLSLAENSLTRLGRHTFWGTPALERLDLHSNVLMDIEDGAFEALPHLAHLNLSRNSLTCISDFSLQQLRVLDLSCNSIEAFQTAPEPRAQYQLAWLDLRENKLLHFPDLAALPRLIYLNVSNNLIRLPAGPPQGGEGLHAPSEGWSALPFSNPGRNASTQPLSQLLNLDLSYNEIELVPEGFLEHLTSLRFLNLSRNCLRAFEAPRVGSLPCLALLDMSHNALETLELGARALGSLQTLLLQDNALRDLPPYTFAGLASLQRLNLQGNRVSPCGGPGEPGPVGCVAFSGVSSLRVLNLADNEMETLRAGAFLHTPLTELDLSANPGLDVATGALAGLEGSLEVLALQGNGLAVLQVDLPCFSCLKRLNLAENRLSRLPTWTQAVSLEVLDLRNNSFSLLPGSAMGGLETSLRRLYLQGNPLSCCGNGWLAAQLHQGRVDVDATQDLICRFGSQEEVSLSHVRPEDCEKGGLKNVNLIIILTFALVCAILLTTLAACCCVRRQKFNQQYKA from the exons ATGAGCCACCGGATCCTGCTGCTTCTGGCCGTGCTGACCCTGGGCCTGGCTACCTCCCAACACCGAGACAAGGTGCCCTGTAAGAAG GTGGACAAGGAAGTCTTGTGCCGGGGCCTTGGCCTACTCCAGGTCCCCTCGGTGCTCCCACGGGACATTGAGGTCCTCGACCTGTCTGGGAACCAGCTGCGGAGCATCCTGGCCTCGCCCCTGGGCTTCTACACAGCGCTTCTTCACCTGGACCTGAGCGCCAACGAGATTAGCTTCCTCCAGCCAGGGGTCTTCCAGGCCCTGCCCCACCTGGAGCACCTCAACCTGGCCCACAACCGCCTGGCGGTGGGCACGGCGCTGAGCACTGGGGGTCTGGGTCCCCTGCCACACCTGACGTCCCTGGACCTGTCTGGCAACAGCCTGTACAGTGGCCTGGCGGAGCGGCTGCTGGCGGAGGCACCCGCCCTGCGCAGCCTCTCGCTGGCGGAGAACAGCCTGACGCGCCTGGGCCGCCACACCTTCTGGGGCACGCCCGCGCTCGAGCGGCTGGACCTTCACAGCAACGTGCTGATGGACATCGAGGACGGAGCCTTCGAGGCCCTGCCCCACCTGGCACACCTCAACCTCTCCAGGAACTCCCTCACCTGCATCTCCGACTTCAGCCTGCAGCAGCTGCGGGTCCTAGACCTGAGCTGCAACAGTATTGAGGCCTTTCAGACGGCCCCGGAGCCCCGGGCCCAGTATCAGCTCGCCTGGCTTGACCTGCGGGAGAACAAACTGCTCCACTTCCCCGACCTGGCCGCACTTCCGAGACTCATCTACCTGAACGTGTCTAACAACCTCATCCGCCTCCCTGCGGGGCCGCCCCAGGGCGGCGAGGGCCTTCACGCGCCTTCCGAGGGCTGGTCCGCCTTGCCCTTCTCTAACCCCGGCcgcaacgccagcacccagcccctCTCTCAGCTCTTGAATCTGGATCTGAGCTACAATGAGATTGAGCTCGTCCCCGAGGGCTTTCTTGAGCACCTGACTTCCCTGCGCTTCCTGAACCTCAGCCGGAACTGCTTGCGGGCCTTTGAGGCCCCGCGCGTGGGCTCCTTGCCTTGCCTCGCACTCCTGGACATGAGCCACAATGCGCTGGAGACGCTGGAGCTGGGTGCCAGGGCCCTGGGGTCTCTGCAGACGCTGCTCCTACAGGACAACGCCCTGCGGGACCTGCCCCCGTACACCTTCGCTGGCCTGGCCAGCCTGCAGAGGCTCAACCTGCAGGGGAACCGGGTCAGCCCCTGCGGGGGCCCAGGTGAGCCTGGACCCGTGGGCTGTGTGGCCTTCTCTGGCGTCTCCTCCCTCCGCGTCCTGAACCTGGCGGACAATGAGATGGAGACGCTCCGGGCAGGTGCCTTCCTCCACACTCCGCTGACCGAGCTGGACCTCTCCGCCAACCCTGGGCTGGATGTGGCCACAGGGGCCTTGGCGGGCCTGGAGGGCTCCCTGGAGGTGCTGGCCTTGCAGGGCAACGGGCTGGCCGTCCTGCAGGTGGACCTGCCCTGCTTCAGCTGCCTCAAGCGGCTCAATCTGGCAGAGAACCGCCTGAGCCGCCTGCCTACCTGGACGCAGGCCGTGTCCTTGGAGGTGCTGGACCTAAGGAACAACAGCTTCAGCCTCCTGCCGGGCAGCGCCATGGGCGGCCTGGAGACCAGCCTGCGGCGCCTCTACCTGCAGGGGAACCCCCTCAGCTGCTGCGGCAACGGCTGGCTGGCGGCCCAGCTGCACCAGGGCCGTGTGGACGTGGACGCCACCCAGGACCTGATCTGCCGCTTCGGCTCCCAGGAAGAGGTGTCCCTGAGTCACGTGCGTCCTGAGGACTGTGAGAAGGGGGGGCTCAAGAACGTCAacctcatcatcatcctcacctTCGCCCTGGTGTGTGCCATCCTTCTCACCACGCTGGCCGCCTGCTGCTGTGTCCGCCGGCAGAAGTTCAACCAGCAGTACAAAGCCTAG